The following are encoded together in the Ictidomys tridecemlineatus isolate mIctTri1 chromosome X, mIctTri1.hap1, whole genome shotgun sequence genome:
- the LOC144371766 gene encoding uncharacterized protein LOC144371766, with amino-acid sequence MEGPGRVTSGAAAGSGGGGERWGRARSGTARGGRERRLRIPWTAFACPETGGWARTTAPVVPCKLQASGAPQGLVRVTSPSSGARSRTSALGRKRILLALLEIMASARSALGEQLPGPKSRGLGAAQGLAALAAWIPSPAPKVKEEKGL; translated from the coding sequence ATGGAGGGTCCGGGCCGTGTCACCTCGGGAGCCGCGGCGGGctctggagggggaggggagcggTGGGGAAGGGCGAGGTCCGGCACCGCCCGCGGCGGGCGCGAGCGGCGGTTGAGGATTCCGTGGACGGCCTTTGCCTGCCCGGAAACTGGGGGGTGGGCCCGGACCACGGCTCCGGTCGTCCCGTGCAAGCTTCAGGCATCCGGAGCCCCACAGGGCCTGGTGCGGGTCACGTCGCCGAGTAGCGGTGCACGGTCCCGGACCTCTGCCCTCGGAAGAAAGCGCATACTTTTGGCACTACTGGAAATAATGGCCTCCGCGAGGAGTGCGCTCGGGGAGCAGCTGCCGGGCCCCAAGTCCCGCGGCCTGGGCGCCGCCCAAGGCCTGGCCGCGCTCGCAGCCTGGATCCCCTCACCCGCGCCAAAAGTGAAGGAGGAAAAAGGCCTCTGA